A DNA window from Malus domestica chromosome 12, GDT2T_hap1 contains the following coding sequences:
- the LOC103449922 gene encoding large ribosomal subunit protein eL24 → MVLKTELCRFSGDKIYPGRGIRFIRSDSQVFLFANSKCKRYFHNKLKPSKLTWTAMYRKQHKKDIAQEAVKKRRRATKKPYSRSIVGATLEVIQKRRTEKPEVRDAAREAALREIKERIKKTKDEKKAKKAEVTKSQKTQGKGSIPKGGAPKGPKLGGGGGKR, encoded by the exons ATGGTTCTCAA GACGGAACTCTGTCGTTTCAGCGGTGACAAGATATACCCAGGAAGAGGCATCAGATTTATTCGTTCTGATTCTCAG GTGTTCCTTTTTGCCAACTCCAAATGCAAAAGGTACTTTCACAACAAGCTGAAGCCGTCAAAGCTTACCTGGACAGCCATGTACAGGAAGCAGCACAAAAAG GATATTGCTCAAGAAGCTGTGAAGAAGAGGAGACGTGCCACCAAGAAACCTTACTCAAGGTCTATTGTCGGTGCTACCCTGGAGGTTATCCAGAAGAGAAGAACTGAGAAGCCAGAAGTTCGTGATGCTGCACGTGAAGCTGCACTTCG TGAAATTAAGGAAAGAATCAAGAAGACCAAAGATGAGAAGAAGGCCAAGAAGGCAGAAGTAACGAAATCTCAGAAGACTCAAGGCAAGGGCAGCATTCCCAAGGGAGGTGCACCCAAGGGACCAAAgcttggtggtggtggcggcaaGCGTTAA